From Mucilaginibacter rubeus, a single genomic window includes:
- a CDS encoding NADAR family protein — MTEIKFCKPSEPYGEFSNFYSMPIILLNEIWPTAEHYFQSMKFEDVNLWDRIKATKSPWEAVDQASNLGSKLRSDWEEVKDSVMLKAVKAKFFQHNELKKILVETGDATIIYHNSADDYWADKGDGAGKNMLGQILMRVRAQLFEVSKDPDLIFPPWIAFPNCDRGGMFWGMGWGEDYIIQWSHFVDQFGAEEYKKLFPEPVEWERSL, encoded by the coding sequence ATGACAGAAATAAAATTTTGCAAGCCATCGGAACCTTATGGCGAGTTTTCTAATTTTTACTCAATGCCGATTATTCTGCTCAATGAAATATGGCCAACAGCCGAACATTATTTTCAATCAATGAAGTTTGAAGATGTTAATTTATGGGATCGGATTAAGGCGACAAAGTCTCCCTGGGAAGCTGTTGACCAAGCGTCGAATCTTGGAAGTAAGCTGAGATCAGATTGGGAGGAAGTGAAAGATTCAGTTATGCTAAAGGCAGTAAAAGCGAAATTTTTTCAGCATAATGAATTAAAAAAGATCTTGGTGGAAACAGGTGACGCAACGATAATATACCACAATTCTGCTGATGACTATTGGGCTGATAAGGGAGATGGTGCTGGTAAAAATATGCTCGGTCAAATTTTAATGCGTGTAAGGGCGCAATTGTTTGAAGTTTCAAAAGATCCGGATTTGATCTTTCCGCCCTGGATTGCATTTCCAAATTGTGACAGAGGTGGGATGTTCTGGGGGATGGGTTGGGGCGAAGACTATATTATTCAATGGTCGCATTTCGTAGATCAATTTGGAGCAGAAGAGTATAAAAAACTCTTCCCCGAGCCTGTAGAATGGGAAAGAAGCTTATGA
- a CDS encoding ABC transporter permease produces MIKNYLKIAWRNLIKNKVHSFINIAGLSVGMAVAMLIGLWIWDELSFDNNHQNRGNIAQVIQNVTNNGEVQTWQAVPLPLAAELRKSYGSLFKQVVNSAGYGDHMLALDNKKLTRTGVFMEAGGPEMFTLKMLKGNRNALTDPTSVLISASTAKAYFGDADPMNRTLKIDNHYNAKVAGVFEDMPHNATFAGLGFIAPWEMGFTANDIRSMSEPWRPNFCALYVQTQPNADLAALSLKIKDAKLRNVSAVLAKKKPVLFLYPMSKWHLYDEFKDGKNTGGRIQYVWMFGIIGVFVLLLACINFMNLSTARSEKRAREVGIRKAIGSARGQLIYQFFSESVLCVALAFVISLVMVQLSLPLFNEVAEKQMTILWGSALFWLLGLGFTLFTGIVAGSYPAFYLSSFQPVKVLKGVFRAGKLAALPRKVLVVLQFTVSITLIIGTVVVFRQIQFAKDRPVGYSRDGLLAVNPGTDQVHKSFTALKNELYKTGAVVSVAEGDVNPTQTAGSTSAIEWKEKDPNLSVDFQQNGVSVDYGKTAGWQFKGGRDFSKDYLTDSSAVVVNESAVKFMGMKNPVGENITFYGHPFKIIGVISNIIVDSPYGEVKPCIYFFNKDAAGTVLLRINPQMSAGKAIESIQQVFKHFNPEQPFQYSFVDSAYAQKFGNEQRIGKLAAFFAALAIFISCLGLFGMASFMAEQRVKEIGVRKVLGATVFNLWRLLTTDFITLVFISLLVATPIAIYMMNNWLQHFDYRSGISPWIFVLTGITAIVITMITVSIQTIKAALTSPVKSLKSE; encoded by the coding sequence ATGATCAAAAACTATCTGAAAATAGCCTGGCGCAACCTTATTAAAAACAAGGTGCACTCTTTTATCAATATCGCGGGATTATCTGTTGGTATGGCAGTGGCCATGCTGATCGGTCTCTGGATCTGGGATGAATTATCGTTTGACAATAATCATCAAAACCGAGGAAACATCGCCCAGGTAATACAAAACGTTACCAATAATGGCGAGGTGCAAACCTGGCAGGCTGTACCCTTGCCACTCGCAGCCGAATTGCGGAAAAGCTATGGCAGTCTTTTTAAACAGGTGGTAAACAGTGCCGGCTATGGCGATCATATGCTTGCGCTGGATAATAAAAAATTAACCCGGACCGGGGTATTTATGGAAGCCGGGGGCCCTGAGATGTTCACATTGAAAATGCTGAAAGGCAACCGTAATGCATTGACAGATCCTACTTCGGTTTTGATATCGGCATCAACAGCAAAAGCTTACTTCGGCGATGCTGACCCGATGAACCGGACTTTAAAGATTGATAACCATTATAATGCGAAGGTTGCCGGTGTGTTTGAAGATATGCCCCACAATGCAACATTTGCCGGCCTTGGTTTTATTGCGCCCTGGGAAATGGGCTTTACCGCTAACGATATCAGGTCGATGAGTGAGCCCTGGCGGCCCAACTTTTGTGCATTGTATGTGCAAACGCAACCCAATGCAGATCTTGCTGCTTTGTCCCTGAAAATAAAAGATGCAAAGCTGCGCAACGTTAGCGCAGTACTTGCCAAAAAGAAACCCGTGTTGTTTTTGTATCCTATGAGCAAATGGCATTTGTACGATGAATTTAAAGACGGCAAAAACACAGGGGGCCGCATTCAATATGTATGGATGTTTGGCATCATCGGTGTTTTTGTATTGCTGCTGGCCTGCATAAACTTCATGAACCTGAGCACAGCCAGGTCGGAGAAGCGGGCCCGTGAAGTGGGCATCAGGAAAGCAATTGGTTCGGCCAGGGGCCAGCTTATTTACCAGTTTTTTAGCGAGTCGGTTTTATGTGTAGCGCTGGCGTTTGTAATTTCTTTGGTGATGGTGCAGTTGAGTCTGCCTCTTTTTAACGAAGTAGCAGAAAAGCAAATGACCATACTGTGGGGCAGCGCCTTGTTCTGGTTATTGGGATTGGGCTTTACTTTATTTACCGGGATTGTTGCCGGAAGCTACCCCGCGTTTTACCTGTCGTCGTTTCAGCCGGTAAAAGTGCTCAAAGGGGTATTCAGGGCAGGAAAACTGGCGGCGCTTCCGCGCAAAGTACTCGTGGTATTGCAATTTACGGTATCGATAACACTGATCATCGGCACTGTGGTTGTTTTCAGGCAGATCCAGTTTGCAAAGGACCGGCCGGTAGGTTACAGCAGGGACGGCTTGTTAGCTGTTAATCCCGGCACCGACCAGGTTCATAAGAGCTTTACTGCGCTAAAAAATGAGCTTTATAAAACCGGCGCTGTTGTTTCTGTTGCCGAAGGTGATGTAAACCCTACCCAAACCGCGGGCAGCACCAGCGCTATTGAGTGGAAAGAGAAAGATCCGAACTTAAGCGTCGATTTTCAGCAAAACGGTGTTTCTGTTGATTACGGAAAAACCGCAGGCTGGCAATTTAAAGGAGGGAGGGACTTTTCAAAAGATTACCTGACTGATTCATCGGCAGTGGTAGTTAATGAGTCTGCGGTAAAGTTTATGGGGATGAAGAACCCGGTAGGTGAAAATATCACCTTTTACGGGCATCCTTTCAAAATAATTGGTGTCATCAGCAACATTATTGTTGATTCGCCTTATGGAGAGGTAAAGCCTTGCATTTACTTTTTTAATAAAGATGCTGCCGGGACAGTGTTATTACGTATTAATCCTCAAATGAGTGCCGGAAAAGCTATCGAGAGTATACAACAGGTATTCAAACACTTCAACCCCGAACAACCTTTTCAATATAGCTTTGTGGATTCGGCATACGCTCAAAAATTTGGCAACGAACAGCGTATTGGTAAGCTGGCGGCGTTTTTTGCAGCACTGGCTATCTTTATCAGTTGCCTGGGATTATTTGGCATGGCATCCTTCATGGCCGAACAACGTGTTAAGGAAATTGGCGTACGCAAGGTACTTGGAGCAACAGTTTTCAATCTTTGGAGATTGTTAACTACCGACTTTATTACCCTGGTATTTATCTCGCTCCTGGTTGCCACACCAATTGCAATTTATATGATGAATAACTGGCTGCAGCATTTTGATTACCGGTCGGGGATTTCGCCATGGATATTTGTGTTAACGGGTATTACCGCGATAGTGATCACTATGATTACGGTTAGTATCCAAACCATAAAAGCGGCATTAACAAGCCCGGTTAAAAGTTTAAAAAGTGAATAA
- a CDS encoding AraC family transcriptional regulator — protein sequence MDFIFSRISGNSEQSFSLKESSLYHGLNDLHAHNEVELIYVIEGKGTIMIHEKIEQIVGGTMIMIGSNVPHMLRFESFAYLKPLTKMGKYELPVRLLTLHFNRDTFGNTFMALPENYLINQLFADCMNGLVIHPNEHPTILARLRELMNAPKYDHLPLLMRLFNGIALSQQHTSFTSAPSVNTYNKLDEQRLTKIYLYTLNNFTKTIKLKEVAAIIYMSPNAFCKYFRNLTQKSYFEFLLEVKINYACRLLKETDYSMVVVCYDSGFSNHSNFNRHFKKITGQTPLEYRKTNQRSITTL from the coding sequence ATGGATTTTATCTTTAGCAGAATTTCAGGCAATAGTGAACAGTCCTTCAGTTTGAAAGAGTCGTCGCTTTATCATGGCTTGAATGACCTGCACGCCCACAATGAGGTGGAATTGATTTATGTTATAGAAGGAAAGGGTACCATCATGATCCATGAAAAAATTGAACAGATTGTGGGTGGCACGATGATCATGATTGGAAGCAATGTTCCGCACATGCTGCGGTTTGAATCGTTTGCGTATCTGAAACCTTTAACCAAAATGGGAAAGTATGAATTGCCTGTGCGGCTGCTTACCTTACACTTTAATCGCGACACTTTCGGCAACACCTTTATGGCCCTCCCCGAAAATTACCTGATCAATCAATTGTTCGCCGATTGTATGAATGGCCTGGTTATCCATCCTAATGAACATCCAACGATCCTCGCCCGGCTAAGAGAGCTGATGAATGCACCCAAGTATGACCACTTACCTTTACTAATGAGGTTATTTAATGGCATAGCCCTTAGTCAGCAGCATACCAGTTTTACCTCTGCCCCTTCCGTCAATACTTACAATAAGTTGGATGAACAGCGGCTGACTAAAATTTACCTATACACCCTGAATAATTTCACCAAAACCATCAAGCTTAAGGAGGTAGCGGCCATTATTTACATGAGCCCAAACGCGTTTTGTAAATACTTCAGAAACCTTACCCAAAAAAGCTACTTTGAGTTTTTGCTGGAGGTAAAAATAAACTATGCATGCCGCTTGCTTAAAGAAACCGACTACAGCATGGTTGTAGTTTGCTATGATTCGGGCTTTAGTAACCACTCTAATTTCAACAGGCATTTTAAGAAGATAACAGGACAAACACCGTTAGAATATAGAAAGACGAACCAACGTTCAATTACAACATTATGA
- a CDS encoding Gfo/Idh/MocA family protein, with protein MEKSRRTFIRQAALAGAGIMLTPKSWSAQSYKRIIGANDRVRVGVVGFSDRHKSSHVPSFMNHYKELNFDVVAVSDIWNKRREEGAALWKDKMQHDVKAYRNNEELYDSKTVDAVFISTADFQHARHCIEAVKAGCDAYVEKPFAETMEDNRAALKAVKESGKIVQIGSQRRSGANYHAANDFIRSGKFGPITMVELTWNVNQPGRWRRPELLSQLKEQDTDWKRFIMNRPYEDFDPRKYLEYRLFWPYSSGLAGQWMSHQIDTVHWFSGLKRPRSVVANGGIYMWKDGRRNWDTILAAFDYGPLEDPSTGFQVTFASRMHNGDEHPAEIYYSNGGELNLITNKVSPEGGLTQKMADAMHMKANLLPDLNLANTEQVVASANTGGDVLTSNHVRNWMECVRSRKQPNAPVEAGYSHSIANIMTNAAVHTGYKATFDEASQEVMANGKVFKY; from the coding sequence ATGGAAAAATCACGCCGTACCTTTATCAGGCAGGCCGCATTAGCCGGTGCCGGAATTATGCTTACCCCTAAAAGCTGGAGCGCGCAAAGTTACAAACGTATCATTGGCGCTAATGACCGTGTTAGGGTTGGCGTTGTGGGCTTTTCGGACAGACACAAAAGTTCGCATGTGCCCAGCTTCATGAACCATTATAAGGAGCTTAATTTTGATGTGGTAGCTGTATCTGATATCTGGAACAAACGACGTGAAGAAGGTGCTGCACTGTGGAAAGATAAAATGCAGCATGATGTAAAAGCGTATCGCAATAACGAAGAACTGTATGACAGCAAAACGGTAGATGCCGTATTTATCAGTACTGCCGATTTTCAGCACGCGCGCCATTGCATTGAAGCGGTAAAGGCCGGTTGTGACGCGTATGTAGAAAAACCGTTTGCCGAAACCATGGAAGATAACAGAGCTGCCTTAAAAGCGGTAAAGGAATCGGGCAAGATTGTGCAAATAGGCTCCCAACGCCGGAGTGGAGCTAATTATCATGCGGCCAACGATTTTATCCGTTCGGGAAAATTTGGCCCTATCACTATGGTTGAGCTTACCTGGAATGTAAACCAGCCCGGACGCTGGCGCAGGCCGGAACTTTTGAGCCAGCTAAAAGAACAGGATACCGACTGGAAGCGCTTTATCATGAACCGCCCTTATGAGGATTTCGATCCTCGGAAATATTTGGAATACCGCTTGTTCTGGCCATACTCATCGGGGCTTGCCGGCCAGTGGATGAGCCACCAGATTGATACTGTACACTGGTTCAGTGGTTTAAAACGCCCACGCAGCGTAGTTGCCAATGGCGGTATTTATATGTGGAAAGATGGTCGCCGCAACTGGGATACCATACTTGCAGCATTTGATTACGGGCCACTTGAAGATCCTTCAACCGGTTTCCAGGTTACTTTTGCCTCGCGTATGCATAATGGAGATGAGCATCCGGCCGAGATCTACTACTCAAACGGAGGCGAGCTTAATCTGATCACAAACAAGGTATCGCCCGAAGGTGGACTTACACAAAAAATGGCTGATGCCATGCACATGAAAGCCAACCTGCTGCCTGATCTTAACCTGGCCAATACAGAACAAGTTGTTGCATCTGCCAATACCGGAGGTGATGTGCTCACCTCAAACCACGTGCGTAACTGGATGGAGTGCGTACGCAGTCGTAAACAACCCAATGCCCCGGTTGAAGCAGGCTACAGTCATTCTATAGCAAACATCATGACCAACGCGGCCGTACATACCGGCTACAAAGCCACTTTTGATGAAGCCAGCCAGGAGGTAATGGCTAACGGCAAGGTGTTTAAATATTGA
- a CDS encoding PmoA family protein, translating into MKIIKKLGLAVAANLMLLPAVQAQKAEPVKLVKATGNKIDILIGGKPFTSFLYPDTLEKPVLYPIHSANGTLVTRGFPLATRAGDPTDHPHHIGLWFNFENLNGLDFWNNSYAIPAAKKSGYGWIRTDRILKMESGTKGVLAYHANWTNQQKHVILEENTRFEFSGNGQDRIIDRITTLKADTEAFFKDAKDGMLGLRLAHDLQIPDPADQKFTDDKGNITIVKGGADKIANGTYLTSEGKTGNDAWSTRSVWCKVYGKMGADSVSITIIDHPQNPNYPTFWHARGYGLFAANPLGEKVFTNGKSEKNLTLKKGESVTFRYRIIIHNGSQTSSSAQLNQEAAAFGKTK; encoded by the coding sequence ATGAAGATCATAAAAAAATTAGGGCTTGCCGTTGCAGCAAACTTGATGTTGTTGCCGGCAGTACAAGCCCAAAAGGCCGAGCCTGTAAAACTGGTAAAAGCCACGGGCAATAAAATAGATATCCTGATAGGTGGCAAACCCTTTACCAGTTTCCTGTATCCGGATACGCTGGAAAAGCCGGTGCTATATCCGATACACTCGGCCAATGGCACCCTGGTAACCCGCGGCTTCCCATTGGCTACACGCGCCGGCGATCCTACAGATCACCCGCATCATATTGGCCTCTGGTTTAATTTTGAAAACCTGAACGGACTGGATTTTTGGAATAACTCATACGCGATACCTGCCGCTAAAAAGAGCGGCTATGGCTGGATCCGTACCGACCGCATCCTAAAAATGGAGAGCGGCACAAAAGGTGTCCTGGCGTATCACGCCAACTGGACAAATCAGCAAAAACACGTTATACTGGAAGAGAATACCCGTTTTGAATTTAGCGGAAACGGGCAAGACCGGATAATTGACCGTATAACCACACTCAAAGCTGATACGGAAGCATTTTTTAAAGATGCTAAAGACGGAATGCTTGGCCTTCGCCTGGCCCACGATCTGCAGATTCCGGACCCGGCAGACCAAAAATTCACCGACGATAAAGGCAACATCACCATAGTAAAAGGCGGCGCCGATAAAATAGCTAATGGCACTTATTTAACCAGCGAGGGTAAGACCGGTAATGATGCCTGGAGCACCCGCAGTGTATGGTGCAAGGTATACGGCAAAATGGGTGCCGACTCGGTAAGTATCACCATTATTGATCACCCGCAAAACCCTAATTACCCTACTTTTTGGCATGCCCGGGGCTACGGTCTGTTTGCAGCTAATCCTTTAGGCGAAAAGGTATTTACCAACGGAAAATCGGAAAAGAACCTTACCCTGAAAAAGGGTGAATCTGTAACATTCAGATACCGGATCATTATCCATAACGGCAGCCAAACCAGCAGCAGCGCTCAATTAAACCAGGAAGCGGCGGCTTTTGGCAAAACGAAATAA
- a CDS encoding DHA2 family efflux MFS transporter permease subunit, with product METGFRKWIIVITIITSTIIELIDTTIVNVSINTMSGNLGASLEDTAWVITSYAIANVIIIPMTSFLAEKIGRKQYYIGSILLFTLASALCGFSHNLWELVAFRFFQGIGGGALLSTSQSILFETFPVKERATASGIFSLGIIIGPSIGPVMGGYIVDNLSWQWIFYVNIPIGLMAALLSYIYLKPSKPSADGRSIDWFGIFLLAVGVGSLQVVLERGETDDWFAATYIIILTLLSVLSLAILIWWELRIEHPVINLRVLKSTTLSISAIMTFVLGFGLFSAVFVFPLYAQRIIGYSAFQTGTMLLPGTLMAAMISPFLGKMLQSGIRPQYLIILGFGLSAIFGFMMSGSNLETGNAYFFIPLICRGLGAALLIVPLTALAVSELKPADIPQGAALNNMMRQMGGSFGIALINTYIAHRAADNRMALITHVTASDPQTIARRQSFISNFIAHGASYLRALQQSIGALENTITRQTFLLSYMDAFLLLAILNACCIPLVIMTIKKRAAVKAGKVEVPDAH from the coding sequence ATGGAAACAGGTTTCAGAAAATGGATCATCGTGATAACGATCATCACATCAACCATCATAGAGCTTATTGATACCACAATTGTAAACGTGTCAATTAATACCATGAGCGGCAATTTAGGCGCGTCGCTTGAAGATACGGCCTGGGTTATTACTTCGTATGCCATTGCAAATGTGATCATTATACCCATGACCAGCTTCCTGGCCGAGAAGATTGGCCGAAAGCAGTATTATATCGGCTCTATTCTTTTATTTACACTTGCCTCGGCCTTATGCGGGTTCTCTCATAATCTTTGGGAACTTGTCGCTTTCCGCTTTTTTCAGGGTATTGGCGGCGGGGCTTTATTATCAACTTCGCAGTCGATATTATTTGAAACTTTCCCGGTGAAGGAAAGGGCAACTGCAAGCGGAATCTTTAGCCTTGGTATTATCATAGGCCCATCTATAGGCCCGGTAATGGGCGGCTATATCGTAGATAACTTATCATGGCAATGGATCTTTTATGTAAATATCCCTATAGGATTAATGGCCGCGTTGTTATCATATATTTACCTCAAACCCAGCAAGCCTTCGGCAGATGGCCGGAGTATCGACTGGTTTGGCATCTTTTTACTGGCAGTAGGTGTCGGCAGTTTGCAGGTAGTACTCGAGCGTGGCGAAACCGACGACTGGTTTGCTGCAACCTATATCATTATACTTACTTTACTCTCCGTTTTGAGCTTAGCGATACTGATCTGGTGGGAACTAAGGATAGAACACCCTGTTATTAACCTGCGTGTATTGAAAAGCACCACTTTATCAATCTCTGCAATCATGACCTTTGTATTGGGGTTTGGCTTGTTCAGCGCGGTATTTGTTTTTCCGTTGTACGCCCAGCGTATTATCGGCTATTCTGCCTTTCAAACTGGTACAATGTTATTACCGGGAACTTTGATGGCTGCCATGATTTCGCCGTTTTTAGGTAAAATGCTCCAAAGTGGGATCCGCCCGCAATATCTCATTATCCTGGGATTTGGTTTATCGGCCATTTTTGGGTTTATGATGTCGGGTTCTAACCTCGAAACTGGGAACGCCTATTTCTTTATTCCGCTGATTTGTCGCGGGTTGGGAGCGGCCTTGCTCATTGTTCCTTTAACTGCACTGGCAGTTTCGGAGCTTAAGCCAGCTGACATTCCGCAGGGAGCCGCCCTGAATAATATGATGCGGCAAATGGGTGGCTCATTTGGTATAGCACTGATCAATACCTATATCGCACACCGGGCGGCCGATAACCGGATGGCTTTGATTACGCATGTAACCGCTTCCGATCCGCAAACTATAGCACGGCGACAATCTTTTATCAGCAATTTCATAGCACATGGAGCCAGTTATTTGCGCGCGTTACAGCAGTCAATTGGTGCATTGGAAAATACGATAACCAGGCAAACTTTCCTGCTTAGTTATATGGATGCTTTTCTGTTGCTGGCTATATTAAATGCCTGCTGTATCCCGTTGGTGATCATGACGATAAAAAAACGCGCGGCTGTAAAAGCGGGTAAGGTAGAAGTACCGGACGCGCACTAA
- a CDS encoding outer membrane beta-barrel protein, with translation MRLIRISILTFFTLLIFNFANAQTTGGKISGSVLDDAKKPLDGATVTLLIAKDSTVVGTLLANKDGSFLFQNLKENTYTIKASYIGYKNYRSEPVIISRQKAVNLSPIILAAAGKTLNEVAVTAKRSYIQQKIDRTVVNVGSLISNTGANALEVLSKSPGVQVDADGNITFKGKSGVLVMIDDKPTYLSASNLATYLRSLPSSALDQIELMDNPPAKYDAAGNAGVINIKTKKNTIKGFNAVISADYAQGHYSRTDESINLNYRVNKVNLFANLSYNGQRTYRRLEIDRDYLDDNGAKTSSLKDISYFRPSSSNTNIKAGMDYYISPKTTWGVVFTGTISRDHDNSPVYSLSYGPNGGLDSSITTSNSSRNKFDSKGINLNYTHKYDSTGRTLTFDLDYINDLSGSKQLFMNDTFLPDGTSINSRTLRDDLPSTINIYSAKADYSHPLKGKAKFEAGIKSSYVNTDNAANYFNVVNGESSIDYNNTNRFLYKENINAAYVNFNKTVGRFSIQTGLRAENTNGIGHQLGNAQRPDSSFANHYTNLFPTAYLSYNLDTAGHKVLVASYGRRIGRPSYGSLNPFTFFVDEYTYFSGNPFLRPQFTDNYKLAYSFKSLFTIAVTYNYTTDVQNETIHRDGKIFISTTGNIGQQKTWDYSINTNLQPAKWWSVNLYAEVYNNTYQGAFYNGYLHASKYTFSANGNNQFTMSKSWSAELSGFYNTSGTYGQFVSIPTGMLNAAIQKKILNNKGTIKLNMRDVFHSFSPSGTITNIVGATATYHNYLDTQVATLAFTYNLGNLTHTAPKRDTGGAESEQGRAH, from the coding sequence ATGAGATTGATCCGGATATCTATTTTAACCTTCTTTACACTTTTAATATTCAACTTTGCCAATGCACAAACCACAGGTGGTAAAATATCGGGAAGTGTTTTAGATGACGCTAAAAAACCACTTGACGGAGCAACTGTAACCCTGCTTATTGCAAAAGACTCAACAGTAGTAGGCACCCTGCTTGCCAACAAGGATGGCAGCTTCTTATTTCAAAACCTGAAAGAAAACACCTATACTATAAAAGCAAGCTACATAGGCTATAAAAATTACCGCAGCGAACCGGTAATTATCAGCAGGCAAAAAGCAGTTAATTTATCGCCGATTATTTTGGCGGCAGCAGGAAAAACCCTGAATGAAGTAGCTGTTACCGCAAAAAGATCATACATTCAGCAGAAGATTGACCGCACCGTGGTTAATGTGGGCTCACTGATATCCAATACAGGCGCCAACGCCCTGGAAGTACTTTCAAAAAGCCCCGGTGTGCAGGTAGATGCCGATGGTAATATAACTTTTAAGGGAAAAAGCGGCGTATTGGTAATGATAGATGATAAACCCACCTATCTTTCGGCCTCAAACCTGGCTACTTATCTGCGTTCTTTGCCATCTTCGGCATTAGATCAGATTGAGTTGATGGATAACCCGCCGGCCAAATATGATGCTGCCGGAAACGCGGGCGTCATCAATATCAAGACCAAGAAAAATACCATTAAGGGTTTCAATGCGGTGATATCTGCTGATTACGCACAAGGCCATTACAGCCGTACCGACGAAAGCATCAACCTTAATTACCGCGTAAACAAGGTCAACCTGTTTGCCAACCTTTCTTACAACGGGCAACGCACATACCGGAGACTGGAAATTGACAGGGACTATTTGGACGATAACGGCGCCAAAACCTCGTCATTAAAGGATATTTCATACTTCAGGCCTTCAAGCAGCAATACCAATATCAAAGCCGGGATGGATTATTATATATCACCCAAAACTACCTGGGGTGTTGTTTTTACCGGCACGATATCGCGCGACCATGACAACAGCCCGGTATATAGCTTATCGTATGGCCCAAACGGTGGCCTGGATTCGAGCATCACTACTTCTAACTCGTCCCGGAATAAATTTGACAGCAAAGGCATCAACCTAAACTATACTCATAAATATGACAGCACCGGTCGTACGCTTACTTTTGACCTGGATTATATCAACGATTTATCCGGCAGTAAACAGCTGTTTATGAATGACACCTTTTTACCCGATGGTACTTCAATCAATTCGCGTACACTCCGTGATGACTTGCCATCAACCATCAATATTTACTCTGCGAAAGCCGATTACTCTCATCCTCTTAAAGGCAAAGCCAAGTTTGAAGCGGGTATTAAAAGCAGCTACGTAAATACCGACAATGCCGCTAATTATTTCAATGTGGTTAACGGCGAAAGCAGTATTGATTATAACAATACCAATCGTTTTTTATATAAGGAGAATATCAATGCCGCCTATGTTAATTTTAATAAAACCGTAGGCCGGTTCTCTATACAAACGGGGCTACGGGCCGAGAACACCAATGGCATCGGTCACCAGTTGGGGAACGCCCAAAGGCCCGACTCATCATTTGCCAATCATTACACCAATCTTTTTCCTACCGCCTATTTATCGTACAATCTGGATACAGCCGGTCACAAAGTGTTGGTTGCCTCTTATGGCCGCCGCATAGGCCGCCCAAGCTACGGAAGCTTAAATCCATTCACTTTTTTTGTGGATGAGTACACCTATTTTTCCGGCAACCCTTTCCTAAGGCCCCAATTTACCGATAACTATAAACTGGCCTACAGTTTCAAAAGCCTGTTCACCATAGCGGTTACCTACAACTACACAACCGACGTACAAAATGAAACTATTCATAGAGACGGCAAGATCTTTATAAGCACCACAGGCAATATAGGGCAACAAAAAACATGGGACTATTCGATCAACACAAATCTCCAGCCCGCTAAATGGTGGTCGGTAAACCTATATGCCGAAGTTTATAACAACACCTACCAGGGCGCATTTTATAACGGATACCTTCATGCTTCAAAATATACGTTTTCGGCCAATGGCAATAACCAGTTTACCATGTCCAAAAGCTGGAGCGCCGAGTTAAGTGGCTTTTATAATACCAGCGGAACTTACGGGCAATTTGTTTCTATCCCTACCGGTATGCTCAATGCTGCTATCCAGAAAAAGATCCTGAATAACAAGGGAACCATCAAGCTAAACATGCGGGATGTTTTTCACTCCTTTAGTCCAAGCGGCACTATTACTAATATTGTGGGTGCTACAGCTACCTATCACAACTATTTAGATACACAGGTAGCAACCCTGGCATTTACTTATAACCTGGGTAACTTAACCCATACCGCTCCCAAACGGGATACCGGTGGTGCCGAGAGCGAGCAAGGCAGGGCACATTAA